In Anas acuta chromosome 5, bAnaAcu1.1, whole genome shotgun sequence, a single window of DNA contains:
- the SSH3 gene encoding protein phosphatase Slingshot homolog 3 gives MALVTVRRAGGAAEDNVPRRGQLQRRQSFVMVKGAALLLPAEEPLVAEPPPAAPPGRQEQHLQLMMQLLRPQDAIRLAVRLESARPQRVRYLLVVRPEEAGAEGQTVLLGVDFPHEGSTRCTLGMVLPLWSDTQVFLDGDGGFSVMSGGQTRIFKPISVQTMWAVLQELHRACEQAARGGHIPGGPALLWARDYAAALSSEQSCLNEWLAMADLESVRPGSPQPSGPAVPELTEQAVRALLRDVLASADLESVTSKEVRTELERRTGRSLAQHKDFIDNEMLLVLAQMDRPSCVFPHLYLGSEWNAANLEELQQNRITHILNVAREIDNFFPALFTYMNVRVYDEEAAELLPHWNDTFLFLSDVKARGGRALVHCRMGLSRSAATVLAYAMKEFGWPLERALRHVRCCRPGVMPNPGFMRQLDFYQGILSASRHSVLWEPRAAERVSQPEPEEAAPGDEGALPQPRAPSPSPQPPEEASRQPAGPGLSGAPQRPRISLCAVMRSISLMESPQPPELLGEPLGGAVFEATEVPGDPGDPGGSPPGARPSSRPRRVVRQASVDGGPAGTEAPSPPDSGCDPALAPTSPLAP, from the exons aTGGCGCTGGTCACCGTGCggagggcggggggggccgcg GAGGACAATGTGCCCAGGCGCGGCCAGCTGCAGCGGCG gcagAGTTTCGTCATGGTCAAGGgagctgccttgctgctgcctgccgAGGAGCCGCTGGtggctgagccccccccggctgcGCCCCCGGGGCGGCAggagcagcacctccagctcaTGATGCAGCTGCTGCGTCCCCAGGATGCCATCCGTCTG GCGGTGCGGCTGGAGTCAGCACGGCCGCAGCGGGTGAGGTACCTGCTGGTGGTGCGGCCGGAGGAGGCAGGTGCCGAGGGGCAGACGGTGCTGCTGGGTGTGGACTTCCCACACGAGGG GTCCACCCGTTGCACCCTGGGCATGGTGCTGCCCCTCTGGAGCGACACCCAGGTCTTCCTCGATGGTGACGG GGGGTTCAGCGTGATGTCGGGGGGGCAGACCCGAATCTTCAAGCCCATCTCTGTCCAGACCATGTG GgccgtgctgcaggagctgcaccgAGCCTGCGAGCAGGCGGCCCGCGGGGGGCACATCCCCGGGGGCCCTGCGCTGCTCTGGGCCCGGGACTACGCGGCTGCGCTGAGCTCGGAGCAGAGCTGCCTCAACGAGTGGCTGGCCATGGCCGACCTGGAGTCCGTGCGccccggctccccccagccctcgGG GCCAGCGGTGCCGGAGCTGACGGAGCAGGCGGTGCGGGCGCTGCTGCGCGACGTCCTGGCCTCTGCTGACCTGGAGAGCGTCACCTCCAAGGAG GTGCGGACGGAGCTGGAGCGGCGCACGGGGCGCAGCCTGGCCCAGCACAAGGACTTCATCGACAACGagatgctgctggtgctggcgcAGATGGACCGGCCCTCATGCGTCTTCCCGCACCTCTACCTG GGCTCCGAGTGGAACGCTGCCaacctggaggagctgcagcagaacCG CATCACCCACATCCTGAACGTGGCACGGGAGATTGACAACTTCTTCCCGGCGCTGTTCACCTACATGAACGTGCGGGTGTACGACGAGGAGGCGGCCGAGCTCCTGCCCCACTGGAACGacaccttcctcttcctctccgacGTCAA GGCCCGCGGGGGCCGGGCGCTGGTGCACTGCCGCATGGGGCTGAGCCGCTCGGCGGCCACGGTGCTGGCCTACGCCATGAAGGAGTTCGGGTGGCCCCTGGAGCGGGCGTTGCGGCACGTGCGGTGCTGCCGGCCTGGCGTCATGCCCAACCCCGGCTTCATGCGCCAGCTCGACTTCTACCAGGGCATCCTGAGCGCCAg CCGGCACAGCGTCCTGTGGGAGCCCCGGGCGGCAGAGCGCGTGTCCCAGCCGGAGCCCGAggaggctgccccaggggatgagggggccctgccccagccccgagccccatccccgtccccgcaGCCTCCCGAGGAGGCGAGCAGGCagccggcggggccggggctgtcAGGAGCCCCCCAGCGCCCCCGCATCTCCCTCTGCGCCGTCATGCGGAGCATCAGCCTGATGGAGTCCCCGCAGCCTCCcgagctgctgggggagccccTCGGTGGGGCG GTGTTTGAGGCCACAGAAGTGCCGGGGGACCCTGGGGACCCGGGGGGGTCACCCCCGGGGGCACGGCCCAGCTCCCGGCCCCGACGTGTAGTGCGCCAGGCCAGTGTGGATGGAGGCCCAGCCGGCACagaagcccccagcccacccgaCTCCGGCTGCGACCCTGCCCttgcccccacctccccccttGCCCCCTAG
- the POLD4 gene encoding LOW QUALITY PROTEIN: DNA polymerase delta subunit 4 (The sequence of the model RefSeq protein was modified relative to this genomic sequence to represent the inferred CDS: deleted 1 base in 1 codon) has protein sequence MERTGLITDSFPRRHRRPGRTESKAGPAARRGERGKGRGRQAGTTIVPPPRPPPRTHQEAAQEPPPPPRVPPDLLDMLRSFDLAWEYGPCTGITRLQRWERAQALGLSPPFPVRDALLEHCDDPAVTYSLWHEYGL, from the exons ATGGAGCGCACCGGGCTCATCACCGACTCCTTCCCACGGCGGCACCGGCGGCCGGGGCGCACCGAGAGCAAAGCCGGCCCCGCGGCGCGGCGGGGGGAGCGCGGCAAGGGGCGGGGGCGGCAGGCGGGGACCACGATCGtcccgcccccccgcccccccccccgtacccac caggaggcagcccaggagcccccgccgcccccccgggtCCCCCCGGATCTCCTGGACATGCTGCGGAGCTTCGACCTGGCCTGGGAGTACGGCCCCTGCACGG GCATCACCCGCCTGCAGCGCTGGGAGCGGGCGCAGGcactggggctgagccccccgtTCCCAGTCCGCGACGCCCTCCTGGAGCACTGCGATGACCCTGCAGTCACCTACAG CCTCTGGCATGAGTACGGGCTCTGA
- the LOC137857291 gene encoding glycine N-acyltransferase-like protein 3: MLILRCPARLQRLEDALRRSLPRTLPVYGAVLNINRGNPGDFEVAVDAWPDFGAVLARRSGEAPVDDSYWNLQAAFYRDVGAYRALLETPGCLRWDAAFHIFGLQDGVATVSQDIAAAKGVELEVTEYYTYLHPDPSTLPEPQLDPDVRLGTLSRAHVELLDSTWAYGGNAWSRRYLGELLERFPSLCLLSRAGEPLCWALTDGFAAGAHGFTLPSQRRRGLMRVLTALAARRALARGFPAYGHTATGNGAMQRLQEALGHRRLPGLCRFVLHNPALARAAP; the protein is encoded by the exons ATGCTGATCCTGCGGTGCCCGGCCCGGCTGCAGCGCCTGGAGGACGCCCTGCGGAGGAGCCTGCCCCGCACCCTGCCG GTGTACGGCGCCGTGCTGAACATCAACCGCGGCAACCCGGGGGACTTCGAGGTCGCAGTAGATGCCTGGCCTGACTTCGGTGCCGTGCTGGCGCGGCGCAGCGGAGAG GCACCAGTGGACGACTCCTACTGGAACCTGCAGGCCGCCTTCTACCGGGATGTGGGCGCCTACCGGGCCCTGCTGGAGACCCCGGGCTGCCTGCGCTGGGATGCCGCCTTCCACATCTTTG ggctgcaggatgggGTGGCCACGGTGTCCCAGGACATTGCAGCAGCCAAGGGCGTAGAGCTGGAGGTGACTGAGTACTACACATACCTGCACCCCGACCCCAGCACCCTACCTGAGCCCCA GCTGGACCCCGACGTGCGGCTGGGCACCCTGAGCCGTGCCCACGTGGAGCTGCTGGACTCGACGTGGGCGTACGGGGGGAACGCGTGGAGCCGCCGCtacctgggggagctgctggagcgcttccccagcctgtgccTGCTGAGCCGGGCCGGCGAGCCGCTCTGCTGGGCGCTGACCGACGGCTTCGCGGCGGGGGCGCACGGCTTCACCCTGCCCTCCCAGCGCCGCCGCGGCCTCATGCGGGTGCTCACGGCCCTGGCCGCCCGCCGGGCGCTGGCCCGAGGCTTCCCCGCCTACGGGCACACGGCCACGGGCAACGGCGCCATGCAGCGGCTGCAGGAGGCGCTGGGGCACCGCCGCCTGCCCGGGCTCTGCCGCTTCGTCCTGCACAACCCCGCCCTGGCTCGGGCTGcgccctga
- the LOC137857292 gene encoding glycine N-acyltransferase-like protein 3 has product MRILTCPGQLQRLEDALRRSLPASLPVLGAVMTVARGNPAAHQVLVDSWPDFAVVLTRLHPEELADPGDFYANQLTAFYHEEGAWRAVLGNPEAVDWSRAFQMQGMQDGVHEAVSEVAAAKGLRVKVYRYRAMLSPEPPRSRAQIPAGLRLAPLSPSHVPLLNATWSFGGTGRSRRFLEGLVRALPSACILDPRGRPLSWSLVDPLGCLSHGYTVSAWRGRGLTGLVLAALGRELHARGFPLYCGVLPCNAPSLRALHAAGFLPQPGTFYMLLSTPK; this is encoded by the exons ATGCGGATCCTGACGTGCCCCGGGCAGCTGCAGCGCCTGGAGGACGCCCTGCGGAGGAGCCTGCCCGCCTCCCTGCCG gtgctgggggcCGTGATGACGGTGGCGCGGGGGAACCCGGCGGCCCACCAGGTGCTGGTGGACTCGTGGCCCGATTTCGCCGTCGTCCTCACCCgcctgcacccagag gagctggcggACCCCGGGGACTTCTACGCCAACCAGTTGACTGCCTTCTACCATGAGGAGGGCGCCTGGCGGGCGGTGCTGGGGAACCCCGAGGCCGTGGACTGGAGCCGAGCCTTCCAGATGCAGG ggatgCAGGACGGGGTGCACGAGGCCGTGAGCGAGGTGGCTGCGGCCAAGGGGCTGCGGGTGAAGGTTTACCGGTACCGAGCGATGCTGAGCCCTGAGCCGCCCCGATCCCGTGCGCA GATCCCAGCGGGGCTGCGCCTGGCGCCGCTGTCCCCGTCCCACGTCCCGCTGCTCAACGCCACGTGGAGCTTCGGGGGCACGGGGCGCAGCCGCCGCTTCCTCGAGGGGCTGGTGCGGGCGCTGCCCAGCGCCTGCATTCTGGACCCCCGCGGGCGCCCGCTCTCCTGGAGCCTGGTGGACCCCCTGGGCTGCCTGAGCCACGGCTACACCGTGTCCGCCTGGCGCGGCCGCGGGCTCACCGGGTTGGTGCTGGCGGCGCTGGGCCGGGAGCTGCACGCCCGCGGCTTCCCGCTGTACTGCGGCGTGCTGCCCTGCAACGCGCCCTCCCTGCGCGCCCTGCATGCCGCCGGCTTCCTGCCGCAGCCCGGCACCTTCTAcatgctgctcagcacccccaAATAG
- the CLCF1 gene encoding cardiotrophin-like cytokine factor 1 isoform X1, whose protein sequence is MDFRAGDSWGIFAFLCAALCNLPAVPALNGTEELGAGQSIQKTYDLTRYLEHQLRTLAGTYLNYLGPPFNEPDFNPPRLARAEQVPSATVDLDLWRGLTDNARLAANYRAYSRLLCYLRGLDGQAGTAELRHRLGHFCSSLQGLVVSIAGVMSSLGYPLPAGPAGPPLPPGAPTAPNDFLKKMDDFWLLKELQTWLWRSAKDFNRLKKKVPPAVVTLRLEARGF, encoded by the exons ATGGATTTCCGAGCAG GAGACTCTTGGGGGATCTTTGCCTTCCTGTGTGCTGCGCTCTGCAACCTGCCGGCAGTGCCCGCCCTGAACGGCACGGAGGAGCTGGGCGCCGGCCAGTCCATCCAGAAGACCTACGACCTGACCCGCTACCTGGAGCACCAGCTCCGCACCCTCGCTGGCACCTAT CTGAACTACCTGGGCCCCCCCTTCAATGAGCCCGACTTCAACCCCCCGCGGCTGGCGCGCGCCGAGCAGGTGCCCAGCGCCACGGTGGACTTGGACCTGTGGCGGGGGCTGACGGACAACGCGCGGCTGGCGGCCAACTACCGCGCCTACAGCCGCCTGCTCTGCTACCTGCGCGGGCTGGACGGGCAGGCGGGCACCGCCGAGCTGCGCCACCGCCTCGGCCACTTCTGCTccagcctgcaggggctggtgGTCAGCATCGCCGGCGTCATGTCCTCCCTGGGCTACCCGCtgcccgccggccccgccgggcccccgctgccccccggcgCCCCCACCGCCCCCAATGACTTCCTCAAGAAGATGGACGACTTCTGgctgctgaaggagctgcagaCCTGGCTGTGGCGCTCGGCCAAGGACTTCAACCGCCTCAAGAAGAAGGTGCCGCCCGCCGTGGTCACGCTGCGCCTCGAGGCCAGGGGCTTCTGA
- the CLCF1 gene encoding cardiotrophin-like cytokine factor 1 isoform X2 — protein sequence MPRPSLPQFPQVQDEAGAGGDSWGIFAFLCAALCNLPAVPALNGTEELGAGQSIQKTYDLTRYLEHQLRTLAGTYLNYLGPPFNEPDFNPPRLARAEQVPSATVDLDLWRGLTDNARLAANYRAYSRLLCYLRGLDGQAGTAELRHRLGHFCSSLQGLVVSIAGVMSSLGYPLPAGPAGPPLPPGAPTAPNDFLKKMDDFWLLKELQTWLWRSAKDFNRLKKKVPPAVVTLRLEARGF from the exons ATGCCCAGAccttccctgcctcagtttccccaggtgcaggatgaggctggggctggcg GAGACTCTTGGGGGATCTTTGCCTTCCTGTGTGCTGCGCTCTGCAACCTGCCGGCAGTGCCCGCCCTGAACGGCACGGAGGAGCTGGGCGCCGGCCAGTCCATCCAGAAGACCTACGACCTGACCCGCTACCTGGAGCACCAGCTCCGCACCCTCGCTGGCACCTAT CTGAACTACCTGGGCCCCCCCTTCAATGAGCCCGACTTCAACCCCCCGCGGCTGGCGCGCGCCGAGCAGGTGCCCAGCGCCACGGTGGACTTGGACCTGTGGCGGGGGCTGACGGACAACGCGCGGCTGGCGGCCAACTACCGCGCCTACAGCCGCCTGCTCTGCTACCTGCGCGGGCTGGACGGGCAGGCGGGCACCGCCGAGCTGCGCCACCGCCTCGGCCACTTCTGCTccagcctgcaggggctggtgGTCAGCATCGCCGGCGTCATGTCCTCCCTGGGCTACCCGCtgcccgccggccccgccgggcccccgctgccccccggcgCCCCCACCGCCCCCAATGACTTCCTCAAGAAGATGGACGACTTCTGgctgctgaaggagctgcagaCCTGGCTGTGGCGCTCGGCCAAGGACTTCAACCGCCTCAAGAAGAAGGTGCCGCCCGCCGTGGTCACGCTGCGCCTCGAGGCCAGGGGCTTCTGA
- the CLCF1 gene encoding cardiotrophin-like cytokine factor 1 isoform X3, protein MLNVAGEPPGDSWGIFAFLCAALCNLPAVPALNGTEELGAGQSIQKTYDLTRYLEHQLRTLAGTYLNYLGPPFNEPDFNPPRLARAEQVPSATVDLDLWRGLTDNARLAANYRAYSRLLCYLRGLDGQAGTAELRHRLGHFCSSLQGLVVSIAGVMSSLGYPLPAGPAGPPLPPGAPTAPNDFLKKMDDFWLLKELQTWLWRSAKDFNRLKKKVPPAVVTLRLEARGF, encoded by the exons ATGCTAAATGTGGCCGGGGAGCCCCCAG GAGACTCTTGGGGGATCTTTGCCTTCCTGTGTGCTGCGCTCTGCAACCTGCCGGCAGTGCCCGCCCTGAACGGCACGGAGGAGCTGGGCGCCGGCCAGTCCATCCAGAAGACCTACGACCTGACCCGCTACCTGGAGCACCAGCTCCGCACCCTCGCTGGCACCTAT CTGAACTACCTGGGCCCCCCCTTCAATGAGCCCGACTTCAACCCCCCGCGGCTGGCGCGCGCCGAGCAGGTGCCCAGCGCCACGGTGGACTTGGACCTGTGGCGGGGGCTGACGGACAACGCGCGGCTGGCGGCCAACTACCGCGCCTACAGCCGCCTGCTCTGCTACCTGCGCGGGCTGGACGGGCAGGCGGGCACCGCCGAGCTGCGCCACCGCCTCGGCCACTTCTGCTccagcctgcaggggctggtgGTCAGCATCGCCGGCGTCATGTCCTCCCTGGGCTACCCGCtgcccgccggccccgccgggcccccgctgccccccggcgCCCCCACCGCCCCCAATGACTTCCTCAAGAAGATGGACGACTTCTGgctgctgaaggagctgcagaCCTGGCTGTGGCGCTCGGCCAAGGACTTCAACCGCCTCAAGAAGAAGGTGCCGCCCGCCGTGGTCACGCTGCGCCTCGAGGCCAGGGGCTTCTGA
- the RAD9A gene encoding cell cycle checkpoint control protein RAD9A isoform X1 produces the protein MKCVIAGSNVRALGRAVHALSRIGDELYLEPTGSGLSLRAASPSRSAFASFLLAPLFFQLYQPGAPTAPPRCKVHMKSFLGVFRSLPALEKTVERCLLLLRPRASRLVVQLHCKYGITRTHNLAFQECERLQAVFDTQRCASSLCAPARVLAEAVVHFPQTLAEVTLAAGPGGRISLRSYVEDEAELGKAMVTELWLAPDEFQAVAVVPDSRITFCLKEFRGILTFAEASNLPLTIHYDAPGRPAIFSLEDPLMEAHLVLATLLDPESSSQPPAANGISHAPAPSDDFADDLESYMIAMETESYGEDSGAPPSPTFPLRTPRPIESDPQEEEEEEDGAVPGTPPHKKFRSLFFGSVMTSGGPSPAPSQEVLAEDSDGEC, from the exons ATGAAGTGCGTCATCGCCGGGAGCAACGTCAGAG CCCTGGGCCGCGCCGTGCACGCGCTGTCGCGGATCGGGGACGAGCTGTACCTGGAGCCCACCGGCAGCGGG ctgtcCCTGCGTGCCGCCAGCCCCTCGCGCTCCGCCTTCGCCTCCTTCCTGCTGGCGCCCCTCTTCTTCCAGCTCTACCAGCCCGGGGCCCCCACCGCGCCCCCGCGCTGCAAGGTGCACATGAAG AGCTTTCTCGGCGTGTTCCGCTCGCTGCCCGCGCTGGAGAAGACGGTGGagcgctgcctgctgctgctgcggcccCGCGCCAGCCGCCTGGTGGTGCAGCTGCACTGCAAGTACG GCATCACCCGGACGCACAACCTGGCCTTCCaggagtgcgagcggctgcagGCTGTCTTCGACACGCAGCGCTGCGCCAGCAGCCTCTGCGCACCGGCACG GGTGCTGGCGGAGGCCGTGGTCCACTTCCCGCAGACGCTGGCGGAGGTGACGCTGgcggccggccccgggggcAGGATCAGCCTGCGCAGCTACGTGGAGGATGAGGCTG AGCTGGGCAAGGCAATGGTGACGGAGCTGTGGTTGGCCCCGGATGAGTTCCAGGCGGTGGCTGTGGTCCCGGATTCCCGCATCACTTTCTGTCTCAAGGAGTTTCGG GGAATCCTGACTTTCGCCGAGGCCTCCAACTTGCCCCTCACCATCCACTACGATGCGCCCGGCAG GCCGGCGATCTTCAGCCTGGAAGACCCCCTGATGGAGGCCCACCTGGTCCTGGCCACCCTCCTGGACCCCgagagcagctcccagccccccgCAGCCAACGG CATCTCCCACGCGCCTGCCCCCTCGGATGACTTCGCCGATGACCTCGAGTCCTACATGATTGCCATGGAAACCGAAAGCTACGGGGAGGATTCgggggcacctcccagccccaccttCCCCCTGCGCACCCCTCGCCCCATAGAAAGCgacccccaggaggaggaggaggaggaggatggagctgtgccaggcacACCCCCTCACAAGAAG tTCCGCTCGCTGTTTTTTGGCTCGGTGATGACATCGGGGGGACCCAGCCCGGCCCCCagccaggaggtgctggcagaGGACAGCGACGGCGAGTGCTGA
- the RAD9A gene encoding cell cycle checkpoint control protein RAD9A isoform X2 — translation MKSFLGVFRSLPALEKTVERCLLLLRPRASRLVVQLHCKYGITRTHNLAFQECERLQAVFDTQRCASSLCAPARVLAEAVVHFPQTLAEVTLAAGPGGRISLRSYVEDEAELGKAMVTELWLAPDEFQAVAVVPDSRITFCLKEFRGILTFAEASNLPLTIHYDAPGRPAIFSLEDPLMEAHLVLATLLDPESSSQPPAANGISHAPAPSDDFADDLESYMIAMETESYGEDSGAPPSPTFPLRTPRPIESDPQEEEEEEDGAVPGTPPHKKFRSLFFGSVMTSGGPSPAPSQEVLAEDSDGEC, via the exons ATGAAG AGCTTTCTCGGCGTGTTCCGCTCGCTGCCCGCGCTGGAGAAGACGGTGGagcgctgcctgctgctgctgcggcccCGCGCCAGCCGCCTGGTGGTGCAGCTGCACTGCAAGTACG GCATCACCCGGACGCACAACCTGGCCTTCCaggagtgcgagcggctgcagGCTGTCTTCGACACGCAGCGCTGCGCCAGCAGCCTCTGCGCACCGGCACG GGTGCTGGCGGAGGCCGTGGTCCACTTCCCGCAGACGCTGGCGGAGGTGACGCTGgcggccggccccgggggcAGGATCAGCCTGCGCAGCTACGTGGAGGATGAGGCTG AGCTGGGCAAGGCAATGGTGACGGAGCTGTGGTTGGCCCCGGATGAGTTCCAGGCGGTGGCTGTGGTCCCGGATTCCCGCATCACTTTCTGTCTCAAGGAGTTTCGG GGAATCCTGACTTTCGCCGAGGCCTCCAACTTGCCCCTCACCATCCACTACGATGCGCCCGGCAG GCCGGCGATCTTCAGCCTGGAAGACCCCCTGATGGAGGCCCACCTGGTCCTGGCCACCCTCCTGGACCCCgagagcagctcccagccccccgCAGCCAACGG CATCTCCCACGCGCCTGCCCCCTCGGATGACTTCGCCGATGACCTCGAGTCCTACATGATTGCCATGGAAACCGAAAGCTACGGGGAGGATTCgggggcacctcccagccccaccttCCCCCTGCGCACCCCTCGCCCCATAGAAAGCgacccccaggaggaggaggaggaggaggatggagctgtgccaggcacACCCCCTCACAAGAAG tTCCGCTCGCTGTTTTTTGGCTCGGTGATGACATCGGGGGGACCCAGCCCGGCCCCCagccaggaggtgctggcagaGGACAGCGACGGCGAGTGCTGA